DNA from Nymphaea colorata isolate Beijing-Zhang1983 chromosome 4, ASM883128v2, whole genome shotgun sequence:
GACCAAGTTCGTGTTTTTCGACCAATTTCCAAACGGATGACTCAAAAGAACTTGTCTAAGAGACTGTGTTCAAGGGTCACTCTTAGACAATATTTTGTGCTGCTTTATTAATTCAATCAACTATATGGATGTAATTAACATTGTTGTTTTATGCTGCTTTAATTAAATCAACTATATGGACGTAATCAACATCgttttgattttagaaaaaaactttCAGGCGTGCATTTTTGGTGCAAAGATTTGCTTTCCTTAGTCACTGAGTCTCGAAATTCGTTttagttttgatttttgaatttttttcaaacttgtgTAAACATGATTCATCGGTTGACTAGTCTTACATTAATCGTTTGATTGATCTGTATTGCAATCAAAttgggtatttttttttaattgaattagTAATTTTAATGAATTAATTTGATAAAAGGAAgattgtgtttttttatttcatctgTACAGTCTGcaatatccttttttttcttgcttcttgAATCTGCCTCCGCCGGATGCTAAGGATTTCAGAGGAGCCATGGAAGTGGTGAATCACAACAGCGAGAAGCCCTCATGTCGTCATCATGGTCAGGCATGGGCCATCTCATCCCCTGCCAAGCTCCTGCTTTGCCACAGAGCCATCTCCATCACCGTCTCCGGCCAGTTCCCCGCTTCCGCCCTTACCAAGTTCTCCGAACACTTTCGACTACCCTCCGGGCAGCACCATGATAGAGGTCATCATCTCCGTCGTCATCAACTGCTCCCTCGAGCCCCTGAGGAAACTCCTCTCCGAGATACGCCCCCATCTCAGCCTTCGTCGCCAATCTCTTTTCCACCGACACCTCGACATCGCCAAGGAGCTCGGTCGATAGAATTTTGTCTCTGTAATCAAAATCTAATCCAAGGGTCGGATTTTGATTCCACCATAATTCCAGAATTTTGAGtcaattctggaatcaaaacgAACAGATTAACCTATTCCAGTTtatatcaagaaaatgaaaaatgggcGAGGCGCGTATCTGGAGCATGTTTAAATGGTGGTTTTGTATAAATGAAGAATTTCTTCAACTGATATAAAGTATCAACACTTGAGCATTGCCGTATTGGAGATAATGATTTGAGAATTAATTACCAAAGTATTTCAGAAAtcattaaaaacaaataaaaatatgtaCATTGAACTACACTAAAATTACTTAaagcattaaaaaattattttggcaATGCAAAGGCTCAACATGAAGAACAGAAACTTAATGtggcatacatatataaacaatgGCAGACTACTCTCCACTTCAGACTCCACAGCCTCCCCACTGTGCCCATCACAGAAGATAAATGGAGGGAGCGATGGATTTCGGGGAGGCTTCCTCAAGACAGAGAAAAGTGAAGGCGGCTTCCCGCCGGCGCCGCCGTCACCGCAGTCAGTACACTGGTCATCGGAGTGTGACTGGCTATGGAGGCTTTTGCTGCAGATGCAGGCTGATCAGCATCTCTTCTCCGGAGGAAACAGAGCCGGACAGTTCAGAAAAGCCCGATTCCCTGTCGGCCGTCATTCACACCATGGTACTGGAAAGACTGGAGGAGCAGATAAGGGAGATGCAGAAGCCGGCGGAGAGGAAggcagaggagaagaaggaaccGACAAACCTCACAGCGTGCAGAAACAGAGGAGTGAAGAGAATGGCGGCCTCGGCAGTAGAGAAGGTATCCCTTGATCCAAGGAA
Protein-coding regions in this window:
- the LOC116253254 gene encoding probable transcription repressor OFP9 encodes the protein MEGAMDFGEASSRQRKVKAASRRRRRHRSQYTGHRSVTGYGGFCCRCRLISISSPEETEPDSSEKPDSLSAVIHTMVLERLEEQIREMQKPAERKAEEKKEPTNLTACRNRGVKRMAASAVEKVSLDPRKDLRESMLEMIRSNQMEQPRELRRLLECFLSLNSDGCALLILEVFHEVCSLMFVGSSSTIVGRVNKC